From the genome of Halorussus caseinilyticus, one region includes:
- a CDS encoding DUF7115 domain-containing protein — protein MSVPAIVQSRLNGEQVAARVSLGGEDGLYVTKTRTLIYRADGLLSDESVEEYSHDAERIEISEGRRKSSVTLDYGIDGQEKFKVPSNRLYEALHPVLAGVLNAADVTGPDETVKQTYQFSELTLVITSERVVKHVGAAVWDEDYEEFHFADVTALDVEEGSVSSQIIIESAGRPQRIKTPSDQTREVRERIERALLEYHGASSYEEFAREHADPDDHADAEGEASADSDPDADEEADPLAGGGVDPIDANPPELDENGAIVEEEASVTTADRPDDAESVSAAEASDAAAKAAAASASAPESTESAERAERADSESARSQTDQSGDSDEAALTADAADTTDTEDTADAADASGAATAANASAETTDSDGFADSGFEPASSELERDTTEAQLEALTEAVQHQNELLAEQQRTLQKLIDELSRGR, from the coding sequence ATGAGCGTTCCCGCCATCGTACAGTCCCGGTTGAACGGCGAACAGGTCGCCGCACGAGTCTCCCTCGGAGGCGAAGACGGTCTCTACGTGACCAAGACGCGGACCCTCATCTATCGCGCGGACGGACTCCTGAGCGACGAGTCCGTCGAGGAGTACTCTCACGACGCCGAGCGAATCGAGATTTCGGAGGGGCGGCGCAAGTCGTCTGTCACCCTCGACTACGGCATCGACGGCCAAGAGAAGTTCAAAGTGCCGTCGAACCGCCTCTACGAGGCGCTTCACCCCGTGCTGGCGGGCGTGTTGAACGCCGCCGACGTGACCGGACCCGACGAGACGGTCAAACAGACCTACCAGTTCAGCGAACTCACGCTGGTCATCACCAGCGAACGCGTCGTCAAGCACGTCGGCGCGGCGGTGTGGGACGAGGACTACGAGGAGTTCCACTTTGCCGACGTGACCGCCCTCGACGTGGAGGAAGGGAGCGTCTCCTCCCAGATTATCATCGAGAGCGCGGGCCGACCCCAGCGCATCAAGACCCCGAGCGACCAGACCCGCGAGGTCCGCGAGCGCATCGAGCGCGCACTGCTTGAGTACCACGGCGCGAGTTCCTACGAGGAGTTCGCGCGGGAACACGCCGACCCGGACGACCACGCCGACGCCGAGGGCGAGGCGTCCGCCGACTCCGACCCCGACGCCGACGAGGAGGCCGACCCGCTGGCCGGTGGCGGCGTGGACCCCATCGACGCCAACCCGCCGGAACTCGACGAGAACGGTGCCATCGTGGAGGAGGAAGCCAGCGTCACGACGGCCGACCGACCCGACGACGCCGAATCCGTGAGCGCCGCCGAAGCGAGCGACGCGGCGGCGAAAGCGGCCGCGGCGAGCGCGAGCGCCCCAGAATCCACCGAGAGCGCCGAGCGAGCCGAACGCGCCGACTCCGAGTCGGCGCGTTCGCAGACGGACCAGTCTGGCGACTCCGACGAGGCGGCGCTGACCGCGGACGCCGCCGACACCACGGACACCGAAGACACCGCGGACGCCGCCGACGCGAGCGGGGCCGCCACCGCCGCGAACGCGAGCGCCGAGACCACCGATTCGGACGGGTTCGCCGACTCGGGCTTCGAACCGGCGAGTTCGGAGTTGGAGCGCGACACCACCGAGGCCCAACTGGAGGCGCTGACCGAGGCGGTCCAGCACCAGAACGAACTGCTGGCCGAGCAACAGCGCACGCTACAGAAGCTCATCGACGAGTTGAGTCGCGGTCGGTGA
- a CDS encoding TVP38/TMEM64 family protein: MTAFARRQTAGLALLAVVAAASVLAGPEHLLGLARRLADRPVVFGVLLVGVYLVRPLLAWPTTLVAVLAGYAYGPVAGFPVALAGTTASALLPFLVARYVGAGSGLVARLGDSGERFFAATGDLRGMVASRLAPAPSDPVSAAAGLSGVSTGAFVAGTAVGEVPWTVAAVLAGSSLDRLSTAGLNAIGWELLAAAAAVAVALLAGPAYRAASARR; encoded by the coding sequence ATGACCGCGTTCGCGCGCCGACAGACCGCCGGACTCGCCCTTCTCGCCGTCGTCGCGGCCGCCAGCGTCCTCGCCGGGCCGGAACACCTCCTCGGTCTCGCGCGCCGACTCGCCGACCGACCCGTCGTCTTCGGCGTCCTTCTGGTCGGAGTCTACCTCGTCCGGCCCCTGTTGGCGTGGCCGACCACGCTCGTCGCGGTCCTCGCGGGGTACGCCTACGGTCCCGTCGCCGGATTTCCGGTCGCGCTCGCCGGAACGACGGCGAGCGCGCTCCTGCCGTTTCTCGTCGCGCGCTACGTCGGCGCGGGGTCGGGACTGGTCGCGCGCCTCGGCGACTCGGGCGAGCGGTTCTTCGCCGCGACGGGCGACCTTCGGGGGATGGTCGCCTCCCGACTCGCGCCCGCACCCTCCGACCCGGTTTCGGCCGCGGCGGGTCTCTCGGGCGTCTCGACCGGCGCGTTCGTCGCCGGGACCGCGGTCGGCGAGGTGCCGTGGACCGTCGCGGCCGTCCTCGCGGGGAGTTCGTTAGACCGCCTCTCGACCGCTGGCCTGAACGCAATCGGGTGGGAACTGCTCGCGGCGGCGGCCGCGGTAGCGGTCGCACTGCTCGCTGGCCCGGCCTACCGCGCCGCGAGCGCCCGGCGGTAG
- a CDS encoding PGF-CTERM sorting domain-containing protein — protein sequence MRFATPITVALVVLTAFAAPIAAERTTTECEPKTTATMNESMGETTEMMGDETTTGMMSETTTCMADDSMAGTTSAMADDSMADTTDATESGSSAFAPGFGVGAAVVALVAALYVARRRP from the coding sequence ATGCGATTTGCAACTCCGATTACGGTCGCACTGGTCGTGCTGACTGCCTTCGCCGCGCCGATTGCGGCCGAACGGACCACGACCGAGTGCGAGCCGAAGACGACGGCGACGATGAACGAGTCGATGGGTGAGACGACCGAGATGATGGGCGACGAGACGACGACCGGGATGATGAGCGAGACGACCACCTGCATGGCCGACGACTCGATGGCCGGGACGACCAGCGCGATGGCCGACGACTCGATGGCCGACACCACCGACGCGACCGAGAGCGGGTCGAGCGCGTTCGCGCCCGGATTCGGCGTCGGCGCGGCAGTCGTCGCGCTGGTCGCGGCGCTCTACGTCGCGCGGAGGCGACCGTGA
- a CDS encoding DUF5830 family protein, giving the protein MSEDAESAGEGTRADSADDADPVAVGVELLSKVEHPELTVAEAVDRIETVTTHPATTRKILDEAEKRGVIERENGIVKTTGGGYVSFQSEVVTKEGDFSCRRCGASISTGHFIKLDAGEHGAFGPECIRKVTGRD; this is encoded by the coding sequence ATGAGCGAAGACGCCGAGTCCGCGGGCGAGGGGACGCGCGCAGACTCCGCCGACGACGCCGACCCCGTAGCTGTCGGCGTCGAACTCCTCTCGAAAGTCGAACACCCCGAGTTGACGGTCGCGGAGGCGGTAGACCGCATCGAAACCGTCACGACCCACCCGGCGACGACGCGCAAGATTCTGGACGAGGCCGAGAAGCGCGGCGTCATCGAGCGCGAGAACGGTATCGTCAAGACCACTGGCGGCGGCTACGTCAGCTTCCAGAGCGAAGTCGTCACGAAGGAGGGCGACTTCTCGTGTCGGCGGTGCGGCGCGAGCATCTCGACGGGACACTTCATCAAACTCGATGCGGGCGAACACGGCGCGTTCGGTCCCGAGTGCATCCGGAAGGTCACCGGTCGGGACTGA
- a CDS encoding undecaprenyl diphosphate synthase family protein — translation MGVYDRYLAARLRRHDADPPSHVAVNITERDLLEQGAYATLEAFFEWAFEYDVERITVYASVLDPEAAPTLQRELEGVSAPRKLAVRGPDDTQRADAPIQVSIGLGGKHEFAGAVRKIAENVRDGELTAEEVGESEVEEHLVFPENPDLVIKTGAERLSDFMIWQSVYSELYFTDVNWRDFRKRDYLRALLDYKNRQRRFGR, via the coding sequence GTGGGAGTGTACGACCGGTATCTCGCCGCCCGCCTCCGGAGACACGACGCCGACCCGCCGAGTCACGTCGCGGTCAACATCACCGAACGCGACTTGCTCGAACAGGGCGCGTACGCCACCCTCGAAGCCTTCTTCGAGTGGGCCTTCGAGTACGATGTCGAACGAATCACCGTCTACGCCAGCGTCTTGGACCCCGAAGCGGCCCCGACGCTCCAGCGCGAACTCGAAGGGGTGTCGGCCCCGCGCAAGTTGGCGGTCCGCGGCCCCGACGACACCCAACGCGCCGACGCGCCGATTCAGGTCTCCATCGGTCTCGGTGGCAAACACGAGTTCGCTGGCGCGGTCCGGAAAATCGCCGAAAACGTGCGGGACGGCGAGTTGACCGCCGAGGAGGTGGGCGAGAGCGAAGTCGAGGAGCATCTGGTGTTCCCCGAGAACCCGGACCTCGTTATCAAGACGGGCGCGGAACGACTCTCGGACTTCATGATTTGGCAGTCGGTGTACTCGGAACTCTACTTCACCGACGTGAACTGGCGGGACTTCCGGAAGCGCGACTACCTCCGTGCGCTGTTGGACTACAAGAATCGCCAGCGGCGGTTCGGGCGATAG
- the uppS gene encoding polyprenyl diphosphate synthase, whose amino-acid sequence MFQWARRRVGAAYERLLRREISGAPTHVAVIQDGNRRYADKQGEDTPDGYRAGAKTTERVLNWCKEMGVEELTLYAFSTENFERPDHEQAVLFDLLEEKLYEFGDNDRVHDDEVCIQAIGDRDRLPGRVQEAIDYAERRTADYDSFTLNVALAYGGRNELLGAARDVAGAVEDGELDPEDIDVAEIEERIYDRPLRDVDLIIRTGGDERTSNFLPWHANGNEAAVFFCTPYWPEFSKVDFLRGIRTYESREESWRRAKAKRALALVKALGGVELAEARGVIDRFRGSLPDESSVEEMGAEELGIEEFEADGESSEA is encoded by the coding sequence ATGTTCCAGTGGGCACGGCGGCGAGTTGGGGCCGCCTACGAGCGACTTCTGAGACGGGAGATTTCCGGCGCACCGACGCACGTCGCCGTCATCCAAGACGGGAATCGGCGGTACGCCGACAAGCAGGGCGAGGACACTCCCGACGGCTACCGCGCGGGTGCAAAGACCACCGAGCGCGTGCTGAACTGGTGTAAGGAGATGGGAGTCGAGGAGTTGACCCTGTACGCCTTCTCGACCGAGAACTTCGAACGACCCGACCACGAGCAAGCGGTGCTGTTCGACCTGCTCGAAGAGAAACTCTACGAGTTCGGCGACAACGACCGGGTTCACGACGACGAGGTGTGCATCCAAGCTATCGGCGATAGGGACCGACTCCCCGGACGAGTACAGGAGGCCATCGACTACGCCGAGCGCCGGACCGCCGACTACGACTCGTTCACGCTCAACGTCGCGCTTGCCTACGGCGGCCGGAACGAACTTCTCGGGGCCGCCCGCGACGTGGCCGGTGCGGTCGAAGACGGCGAGTTGGACCCCGAGGACATCGACGTGGCCGAAATCGAAGAGCGAATCTACGACCGGCCGCTCCGCGACGTGGACCTCATCATCCGGACCGGCGGGGACGAGCGCACCTCGAACTTCCTGCCGTGGCACGCCAACGGCAACGAGGCGGCGGTGTTCTTCTGCACTCCCTACTGGCCGGAGTTCTCGAAGGTGGACTTCCTCCGGGGGATTCGGACCTACGAGTCCCGCGAGGAGTCGTGGCGGCGCGCGAAGGCCAAGCGCGCGCTGGCGCTGGTGAAGGCCCTCGGCGGCGTGGAGTTGGCCGAGGCCCGCGGCGTCATCGACCGGTTCCGCGGGAGTCTGCCCGACGAGTCGAGCGTCGAAGAGATGGGCGCGGAGGAGTTGGGTATCGAGGAGTTCGAGGCGGACGGCGAGTCGTCGGAGGCGTGA
- a CDS encoding cold-shock protein, translating into MAKGTVDFFNDTGGYGFIDTEDADEDVFFHMEDIGGPDLEEGQEVEFEIEQADKGPRAKNLKRL; encoded by the coding sequence ATGGCGAAAGGTACGGTTGATTTCTTCAACGACACTGGCGGTTACGGTTTCATCGACACCGAGGATGCTGACGAAGACGTGTTCTTCCACATGGAGGACATCGGCGGTCCCGACCTCGAAGAGGGGCAGGAAGTCGAGTTCGAAATAGAGCAGGCGGACAAGGGTCCGCGCGCGAAGAACCTCAAACGTCTGTAA
- a CDS encoding DUF5778 family protein, whose translation MEDALDEDLYRRTKQLLEPGDIELNGAIVRTDLGSDEDIEMHQATVDIGEIIAERAGHDPKDTFVYSGTDDTDFASNQHQGLTLDDESFVWECQQLLREGTFDVVFYYEATADHETILEDVRDLGFDVTGVEG comes from the coding sequence ATGGAAGACGCACTCGACGAGGACCTCTATCGCAGGACGAAGCAACTGCTCGAACCCGGCGACATCGAACTCAACGGGGCCATCGTCCGCACCGACCTCGGGAGCGACGAGGACATCGAGATGCATCAGGCAACCGTAGACATCGGCGAAATCATCGCCGAACGCGCGGGTCACGACCCGAAAGACACCTTCGTCTACTCGGGCACCGACGACACCGACTTCGCCTCGAACCAGCATCAAGGTCTGACCTTAGACGACGAGTCGTTCGTCTGGGAGTGCCAGCAACTCCTGCGGGAGGGCACCTTCGACGTGGTGTTCTACTACGAGGCCACCGCCGACCACGAGACCATCCTCGAAGACGTTCGTGACCTCGGATTCGACGTGACCGGCGTCGAGGGGTGA